The proteins below are encoded in one region of Papaver somniferum cultivar HN1 unplaced genomic scaffold, ASM357369v1 unplaced-scaffold_20, whole genome shotgun sequence:
- the LOC113339208 gene encoding uncharacterized protein LOC113339208: MASSVTTEDLKAFHAMDRDLYKRLVIDSGRDLFTCMHVISLWIFLEEIGYPNIVEKLLRMNDAVVNFILNEAIRCLDCLKSVTPPIPVVNIPDLPLTQELMGNKAISLSLVYQYRDDALTRVNQTVKDVFVRAFDDIVQEAVRAGKKL; this comes from the coding sequence ATGGCTTCATCTGTTACCACAGAGGATCTGAAGGCGTTCCATGCAATGGATCGAGATCTTTACAAGCGACTTGTTATTGACAGTGGTCGAGACTTATTTACATGTATGCATGTGATTTCCCTGTGGATATTTCTTGAAGAGATAGGGTATCCCAATATAGTCGAGAAATTACTCAGAATGAATGATGCGGTAGTCAATTTTATACTGAATGAAGCAATTCGTTGTCTTGATTGCCTGAAATCTGTTACACCACCTATACCGGTGGTTAACATTCCCGACTTACCATTAACACAAGAGTTAATGGGGAATAAGGCGATCAGTTTATCATTGGTATATCAGTACAGGGATGATGCCTTAACTAGGGTAAATCAGACTGTGAAGGATGTGTTTGTTAGAGCGTTTGATGATATAGTACAAGAGGCCGTTCGGGCTGGCAAGAAGTTATGA